The sequence ccgagcaatactctaacatatATAGTTGAAACTACAATAATATTCTGGTCCTACGTGGAAAACTTGTCTCACAATGATCTAGGCATGATCAGGATGATGCGTCAtcgatattttttcttttagggtCTCATTCAAATTAGCCTTGGTATGCGATAACTATGGTTTACGATCACAATCCTAAGGATGAACAGTCTTTATTAGTAGATTTTATATTGTCAAAAGCTAAAGAaactatcatatatatatatgcaccGACATGTcatattaatcaaaataaactagGATTTTTCCATATAACATATATGTAATGCTAATTTATACCGTCAAAAGCAAAAAAATCTACTTATATGCAACAATGGACCATATTGGCCAAAATAAACAAGACCTATTTCAACAAATATGTACTGCTGATTTATACTGTAAAAAAAGGTATTATATATGCACTGATAGATCATACTAGCCAAAATAAACTAGGTTTTTATAGTACAACAGATATGTGCTGCTAATTCACAGTAGCAAAAGCAATAGAAACTATCATATATGCATTGTCGGATCATATTAATGACAATAAACTAGGATTTTTTGGTATACCCTATATGTACTACTGATTTATActgtcaaaagaaaaagaaaaaaactatcaTATATGCACCGACAGATCTAATTATCAAAATAGACTAGGTTTTTACAGTATGATAGATATGTACTGCTAGTTCGCACTATCAAAACCAAAAGAAACTATTATATATGCACCGATGTATCATATTAGTCAAAATAAACCAGTTCTTTTTAGTACGACATGTATGTAATGCTAATTTATATTGTCAAAAGCAAAATAAAGTATCATATATGCCCCGACGGATCAtaacaatcaaaataaattaGGATTTTGATAAGTTCTAAAGATATGTACTGACGAATTGTGctaaaaacaaaatatatactTATGATGGGTATTTGAGCATTTTCATCAGTATTGGAGATATGTAATGGTGAATCCTTATACTAGGTAATAAGAAAAATTAGAAATGAAGTGAAATAAgctagtttttttttccttttcagtaTAACATATATGTACTGTCGAATCAAGTAAGTAAAAGAAGAACAAACTATTATACATGCATTGATGGATCGtattaataaaaataaactagTTTTTTTCAGTACAAAAGATATGTACTGCATATTCATACTTTTTTCTACTAGTTTTTTTGCAGGTGTAGATGTGGATTTCTTCTCTAACTGATCATATCATAATATCCAGGTTATctgttgttatttatttttctttttctttcaatcATAGATTAACATAAAATTGGGTTTTCATATGATTTTTCTTTAATGCACGCGCGCgcgcacacacacacatatatatgtgtgtgtgtgtgttttgatCATTTCGATCTAGCTGGGCAATATCGTTATCCGAAGACGAtctgatagtgttggttttgttggtgataaaaaaaatgaaaaagaaacggAAAAAACAAAGAGAGAGGATGAACACAAAGAAATTAGGTTTGTGatgaggaaaaagaaaaacatcgAGTGATGTAGTGGGTGTGTTGACATACATGTTTGCCAATAGGGTATCAGGGAGTACTCTGGTCATTCCCATGTTCTAATTAAATTAGGATCTCTAGATAAAACGAAATTACAGTTGAACcttactataaataaccttactataaataactatacgTGTCTTGGACCAAATAATAAATCTCCCATATTAGAAACCATATTTATGGCACCAAGATCTTAAgtcatttttattaattttatcttatatttttaaatattaattattttttctttttattaattttttttctatggaaatcacatttcaattcattcaaattcaaatcaaaatagtgataacatgattgcttacaaggttaacaaaaacaccaaaatacaagaaactcaaaacccaaatacaaatgacgacaccaattgcaaatacatcgcgaagagaaagagccatgaaCTGCAAAGATATCCAATTTTTTACCAGTAGTATTAACGAATGATAGTGTGAACCGGAATCAACTGCGACCATTTAAAATAATTATCTTCTTCAATGAGAGATGCTCCAAATAAAATAGAGTATTTTTCCCAAAGTCTTGTAAATACAAACGTGtccggatgccctaaatcccccttgttgaagatgaatccaaagCGAATCCGAGCAGAAtcattgatgttcttgatgaatcgagaatagcaagccaaAAAACACCATGGAGATTTGAGAGAATCGCTATTCGAGCGACGAGAAAATCGTCCTAAAGACGAAGTAAATATTGCCCAAATAGCGAATAAATGTGTCAACACCAAAACAAAGACTAAAATTGAAATTTAGACTACTTTTAttcgtaaaaaaaataataatccttgctcagatctagccTAAAAAGACTAAatctgagcaagaagaagaaagaagttcaAGAATTTTTTGCTATTTTTTACTGAGAGAGAGAAGAGAGGAGCTAAGTTCTACTTTTATTTGATCATTCGTATACAACTACGTATGTCAAAATGAATCCGTCGTGCATTGGATTGGACGGGGATGAAGCGAAAACCGGACCAATCCCGACTATACTCTGCCCTAATTATTGTAACCCACGCGAAAGGCTTAAGCCCAAGCCCTGATTAATCGCTTAAATTTAGCACGGCTAGGATCGAATAACTAAACCGATGAAAAGCGATACCAACACGTACCATCATCGTAGACCCGTCCTATAATTCCTTAGAATACAACCGCATATGCGAAATATGAATTCCTCTCATTTATAAGGAAGTCCTAATCCTAATTTTAGTTTACAGACCTAAATCCATCAGTAGTAACTGCAAAATTCCTCTAGAAACTAGAAACATCAACAAAAATGGCCGCCGCAGCTGCtggaccaccaccaccaactccaacaCCGATTCCATCAATGACACTACCAGAAAACCCCGCTGCAAACGCCATTTTCGTCAGAATCCGATTAGCTGTACCAACTGATGTCCCTCATATTCACAAATTGATCCATCAAATGGCAGTATTCGAACGTCTAACTCACTTATTTGAAGCAACCCAGGAGAATCTAACCACAACCCTTTTCAACTCGCCACCTTTCAAATCGTTCACTGTTTTCATTCTTgaagtttcaagattaccatttcCAAATGATCGAcattctgtaaaccctaattacccTTCTGTTACTCAGATGGTGAATCTTGATACCAATATTGAAGATCCAGAAGCTCATAACTTCCAAGTTGAttctgatgttgttgttgctggtttTACTTTGTTTTTCCCAAATTATTCAACATTTTTAGCAAGACCAGGGTTTTACATTGAAGATATATTTGTCAGAGAATGTTATAGGAGGAAAGGGTTAGGGAAAATGTTGTTATCTGCCGTGGCTGCTCAAGCTGTGAAAATGGGGTATGGACGTGTTGAATGGTGTGTTTTGGATTGGAATATCAATGCTATCAAGTTTTATGAAGAAATGGGTGCTCAAGTTTTTCAGGAATGGAGGATTTGTAGGTTGACCGGTGATGCTTTGAATGGTTGTGGAGGAGGTAATTAGAGGTTTTTTTAGTTTCATGTTATGAATTATTAGTCTTCTAATAAAGTTGGAAGTTTTGTTATGTTTAGTATTTCGTGTCTCATTTGTGACAGTGAAATGGGAACTATTATGTTAAGTATTATGTAATGTTGAATTATCAGTCTAATCCATTGATGATGCAAGTTTGTTGCTACCTTTCTAGTTGAAGAAATGGGATGACATGTTTTAGGTTTTATGTAGTTTAATCTTTGGTTCTCATACTCTCTCTTTTTTGATTTCTTGCCAAAAACATCCAAAATCACATTTGCACCGGCCAAGGCAGGAACGGATTCTTGGACAGAACAACAACTGGAGTTTTTTAAGTCTAGGTTGTGTAATGCAATCAAGATAACATTGTAGCCAAAAAAAATGCAATCATTAAGTGTCTAATCGGGTCAATGCAATCAAGGTAATCTGGTCTTTAAGTGTCTAACCGGAAAGTACTGGGGGTGACTCGGCTTTGGAGTTGTGGTAACAGTTGAAGTAATAGATGAACTGGATGAGGATCTTGATCGAGTTGTTGTCTTTGTTTTTTCGTACATACTAGATCTAAAACAAGATATAATGAATTCCGATTTTTGataaaggttaaaatcgtaaaatcataattttgcatatttctgaccTAATTTCAAACACGTATGTAAAATTCGTATTTTAGGATTAGATGTGAAAGCTCATGTCACAATCTCTGACTGAGCGTACAACCTCTCAGAGCAGCATGAATATGCAAACATTAAAGCCTCTTAGTTGAGCTTTCAATATTGTGCACATTTCATCAACAAtgagcaatttcagtattcaCTTATGTATAGATTGATAGTgatttgacggctcctagacagattgtctactagtatagagcgataacgtcttcaggatgttgcaatgttccctgactatatagaataAACATTCAGAGCGGGTATGATGCCTTTACTATCTCATACCTCGACTCTCGAATAAATATAACGCTCCTAGACAAATTGTCTGTTAGTATAGAGTCATTCATTGATTAATTCTAGCGCAATATCATCGatagaattcctagaaaataatctgtttttatcataatatcttattactctgtttcatggcttATCTCAGCTGAAtatcatggattagtaatatatattcacttttcgggcatttggactaccgagtaagccccgaaaaAAAATGATGCGAGTGTACTTACCAATAATGCACGAGCGAGCACCCCAAATATGGACGAGCGAGGAAATATGaagacctatgcaaaataggaaaggaaaataattaaaaacttaattaaattaagaggcgcgcacgggaccgggcccaccggccatgCCGCTgaagccggtcccacgcctctccatttttttttcttgtaaccctattttattatttttcctcgtGTCTTGAAAACTCGTTTGAGCGAAACTCCTAGTTTTCCATATTTCTTGACACAagttgaaaaataataataaaaatagggaagagcgtcacgggaccgggcccaccggccggccatgcacgaccggggccggtcccacgcctctccaattccttattttattattattgtttctctcatctcatgaaactccctcgtttgagcaaactttTGGTTTCCATATTTCTCTGTTATAGGGGCGGAAGAAACCACTTGATGGGCTGATATaataggacaaaaaaggtcattagatGATAATTTCAAAAACGTCTTATCAACTTTTTTTTATAATGACTAATTAACCtttacatagtttagtgttgataatctagtttgGTGTTGATAATCAAGTTTCTATTATATGTATggggattttgtgtttccccctcCAGAAAGATACTTATTTTGCATTACCTTCTTTTAAAATCGCTAATTGGTAAAACCCCCCTTCTGTCAACGTTGTCGTGACTGCACAGTTAAGTCAGCACGAGCAGTACACATGcatgaataaataaatctaatcCGACGGTCCCTGAAACATTTCTAGATGAACCCTAAAAAACATTACTATCATCTTGTTCACCGCCCACTCAATCACCAATTCCTCCACCACCTTCCTCACCACCGCCGAATGAACCAACTCCACCATTTTTCCATTCCTTCAATTAACCAATTTCATCACTGTATATAGGGAAAGAGAAGAGaacaacattatttcatcattaaCGAGTTAAGTACAATCATTATAGTTCATATCCAATTAGCAAATCTTGAGAATCAAATGCGAAAGAAACTTGTGCAATCTGATTGCAATATACTCGTATATTCATATTCTTAGATTTGTCATCAAATCTGGACCAAAATCACAAAATTCAAAATCTTATGCACAAAGAGATTTCTACGAGGAATTCTGCCAAATAGGTTACAAGAAAAATCACCATCAGAAATTAAAGCATACCAAAGACCTAATCAACTATGCAGATTACAATCAACACTAACATCACCATTCAAATCATTAATCACCAACCATCTAGATCTATCTACTACCACCACAATCAAGAACAGATTTGTCCCTGAAAGAGAGACTaaggaagaattttttttgtgtgtttttaagatagagaaatagtgattgaagaaaataaacCGATTAAAGGGAAATTTTCTATTTTCGGGTTTAACAAGGTCATAAATTTTCTCTTAAGGTTAAGATGACCTAGCTTTTAATGGCGGTGGGACTCGAGAAGAAGAACAGAGTTTTTGGGAGATAAAACAAACGAATGTTACGGAAGTGTAATAATttggggaaaaatatcgtttggttcTTTTTTAGGTGGGTCTATGTCTGTTTGGTCATTTTGGAAAACGACTTTACTGTTTGgtacataattatttaaaaataataaataaatcaaagtatccttccgtgttaatttcaacttatttttttgtagcagttcattctgccTGATGAAAACTGTACACTTTATTGTATACTATAAAAcatacttcattccagaaatgaactcctgataaaaaactatacaaatcagacttcattccagaaatgaactccatataaaaacctaaaaaaacagacttcattccagaaatgaactccatataaaacctatacaaatcagacttcattccagaaatgaactccatataaaaacctatacaaatcagacttcattccagaaatgaattccatataaaaaatacagacttcattccagaaatgaactccatataaaaacctaaaaatacagacttattccagaaatgaactccatataaaaacctaaaaaaaagcagagttcattccagaaatgaactccatataaaaacctaaaaaaaaaacagacttcatttatgaaatgaactgcagcatcatcatcttcgtcgtcttcaacagcagcagaaataaattcttcgtcattcaacagcagcagcaacatcgaaaatcttcttcatcatcttcgtttcaatcttcatcttctttgacagCAGCAACAATAGCAGATCTTCATCTTTTTCGTCATCTTCAAAAGCAGTAGCAGGAAAAAATGacgaaaaaacgaaaaatcatcgTCGTCTTTATCATcgtcattttcatcttcttcatcatcagcagcagcaacagaaataaaaaaaatcaagaaaaattcattaaaaaatcatctccatcatcttcaacagcaaacaacaacaaacacaaagaaaaaaacatacaaaTCTTCATcgtttaatcatcatcttcatcttaacACACCATCGTAAACAATAgcataagaaaaaagaaaaaaaaaagaagaagaaaaaaaaaagtagatcttggaaaaaaaaaaggaggtgagagaaaataaatctgaaaattattttcttctctcctaataatgagtatatatatggtccccattaaaagggtatttctgccactaccatttgaaaattacatcatccatgacgtcatcctAGGGCCAAatcataatttttaggaccaaactataatatattttaccaaaaaggaccaaacagacagttgactcagtcaactggactagactctctctaatatattatttctaggaccatatggtatttcctacaatAATTTAAGCCAACATCAAATGAAGATAAATTCCAAGATTTATAAAGGCTGATACCAAAATTGGCGTGGCTGATACCAGTCCATTCCCAACCCACCTCCACTGATAAGGGATACCCATaaaatgcataaaaatacaaaactACCCCCACTTGTTTATAACCACCCACATATTCTAATCGTTGTTTTAAAGAAAATTTAGATGGTAGCAGTAATTAGTGTGTTCCAAAACCATTCAGTAGGACTAATTTAGTCTGACTCGAATGAGTATCAGTAGGACTAATTTAgtatgactcaaatgaattaagTAGGAAACTTAAAACAATATCAGTAGGAAACTAATTTAGTCTGAATCTCTCTTTCTTTTGCTTGTCACAACTGGGGCTTCTTTTTTAGACCCGTGGCTTCTGTGAAAACCACCTCTCTCGCATTCCAGTTCGAACCTACTACCTTTTCCAGTTGACCAAGTGTTCCTTTTCCTAACCGACCCAACTTTTGTAACAACAACACAATTGTGCTTTGCTGCAGTTTCAACACACCATTTTTTCGCATCCAATTTGGTGGCAAATGCCTGTAGTTTTATAAGACATTTGATTAGTAGATTGATTATTAAAATTAGCTGGTCAATACCAACATTAGTACTCTATAAAACATGCCACCACTTCATAACAAGTAGCAAATATATGGAAATTCTCTCATTAGAGATACGGATACAACAAATTTTCTTAGCACTTCCTCAAAAATGTACCTGATCGGTTTTGTAGAAGTGTGAGGTGTCGGGGTATTCTTCAAAATTGGGTACAGAATTACTATCAAAATCCACCTGAAACAAAACAGTGTTAGGAATTCGATTATTGAAGTCAAGTTTAATTTGCCCTAACTTCTAAtttgattacaaaaaaaaaaaaaaaaaaagaactaaaaaCGTTTATCAAAACCATAACCTAGTATAAAATATATCGACTTACTGGTGTGTTTGTACGATGATCAACTTGGGAATCATCTTTTTCATCCTCTAACAGACCAATAGTATTACTGTAAAACTCTCCGTCAAAACGATTATCTTTTTCTCCGTCTTCTGAGAAATCAAATCCCCCAAAACTATCATCTTCCACACCCGAATTGTCCGGAGAAAAGTTGTCATCTTCGTGCTCAAAAGTTACCAttccttttattttattgttcCAGAGAGAATTTTGAAGGAAAGCGAATGCTTTCCTCACTGATTTTAGGTTAGatatgttttctgattttgggaaaGTGTATAAACGAAGAAGATAAACTGCTAGGGATATTAAGGGAATTCGAATGAAATTGGTTAAGGGTTATCCTCGTTTTAAAATTCTAATCCTGGTCTTCATGAATTGACCGAGTCCGGTATCAGCCACGCCAATTTCAGTATCAGCCTTTATAAATCGTGATAAATTCCTAACTGTTCatctaaaatattgtttcctgaTCATAGATCAAATCGATTATATAGCAACACCTGTCCAGTTATAATTTGAAGTAAATTATTCTGGTACATGCGCGTGCTGCACGTACTGACTTAACTTTGTATTCACGACAAAGTTCACATAGAGGGGTTTTTACCGATTAACGATTTAAAAAGGGGTAATGCAAAATAGGTATTTTTTTGAGGGGGAAACGCAAAATCCCCCTATATTTACtctaaaacaaaatcagatttgttTTAGGTATATTCCTATGTACATGccaaaatatgatatttgacaTATATGCACcaccactatgggtatgccaaactaccaaacgtgtatgcctatatgtcagAAATAGCATATAGGCATATACGAtggagtttccagcgagcgatagagaTTCGATCGCTCGATGGTCATAGAAGCGCTCGATGGTCATTAAACCGCCAGCGC comes from Papaver somniferum cultivar HN1 chromosome 7, ASM357369v1, whole genome shotgun sequence and encodes:
- the LOC113298638 gene encoding probable acetyltransferase NATA1-like gives rise to the protein MAAAAAGPPPPTPTPIPSMTLPENPAANAIFVRIRLAVPTDVPHIHKLIHQMAVFERLTHLFEATQENLTTTLFNSPPFKSFTVFILEVSRLPFPNDRHSVNPNYPSVTQMVNLDTNIEDPEAHNFQVDSDVVVAGFTLFFPNYSTFLARPGFYIEDIFVRECYRRKGLGKMLLSAVAAQAVKMGYGRVEWCVLDWNINAIKFYEEMGAQVFQEWRICRLTGDALNGCGGGN